A genomic window from Rhodococcus sp. KBS0724 includes:
- a CDS encoding polyadenylate-specific 3'-exoribonuclease AS, giving the protein MRYFYDCEFIEDGRTIDLVSIGVVCEDGREYYAVSTEFDPARAGSWVRKNVLPKLPAPSSPLWKSREKIRDDLLKFFVPRPMVVPELWAWVAAYDHVALCQLWGDMTELPQSLPRYTRELRQFWEDNGSPALPPAPADAHDALADARHNLVKFDAIARVRSLR; this is encoded by the coding sequence GTGCGCTACTTCTACGACTGTGAATTCATCGAGGACGGCCGAACCATCGACCTCGTGTCCATCGGCGTCGTCTGCGAGGACGGCCGTGAGTACTACGCCGTCTCGACGGAATTCGATCCGGCGCGGGCCGGAAGTTGGGTGCGCAAGAACGTTCTGCCGAAACTTCCCGCGCCGTCGTCTCCGCTCTGGAAGTCACGCGAGAAGATTCGTGACGACCTTCTGAAGTTTTTCGTTCCGCGGCCGATGGTGGTTCCCGAGCTGTGGGCGTGGGTCGCGGCGTACGACCACGTCGCGCTGTGTCAGCTGTGGGGAGACATGACCGAGCTGCCGCAGTCGTTGCCGCGATACACACGGGAGCTGCGCCAGTTCTGGGAGGACAACGGCAGTCCGGCGTTGCCGCCGGCACCTGCTGACGCGCACGACGCACTTGCCGATGCTCGGCACAACCTCGTGAAGTTCGACGCGATTGCCCGTGTCCGATCACTTCGTTGA
- a CDS encoding 1-acyl-sn-glycerol-3-phosphate acyltransferase: MWYWLFKYVLLGPILLLLGRPTIKGHENIPTDGAAILASNHQAVLDSFYLPLRSNRRITFLAKSEYFTGTGLKGAFQRWFFTAVGQVPIDRTGADAAQDALNAGLRVLDAGKLLGIYPEGTRSPDGRLYKGKTGMARLALESGVKVIPVAMVGTDKMNPIGSRMWRPAKVTVIVGEPIDFSRFEGMGGNRFVERAVTDEVMYKLMKLSGQEYVDIYAASLKNPTPAKAEEPQTGESDEPAAPLAAVADPDTEQTDGPHVPDTRAS; this comes from the coding sequence GTGTGGTATTGGCTCTTCAAGTATGTGTTGTTGGGGCCGATTCTCCTGCTGCTCGGGCGTCCGACGATCAAGGGGCACGAGAACATTCCCACTGACGGTGCGGCGATTCTCGCCAGCAACCATCAAGCGGTTCTGGACTCGTTCTATCTTCCGCTGCGCTCGAACCGTCGAATCACGTTCCTCGCGAAGAGTGAGTACTTCACCGGGACCGGACTCAAGGGTGCGTTCCAACGGTGGTTCTTCACCGCTGTCGGTCAGGTTCCGATCGATCGCACCGGTGCGGACGCAGCCCAGGACGCACTCAATGCCGGTCTGCGAGTCCTCGACGCCGGCAAGTTGCTCGGTATCTATCCCGAGGGCACCCGCTCGCCGGATGGTCGTCTGTACAAGGGCAAGACCGGAATGGCTCGTCTTGCACTCGAATCCGGTGTCAAGGTGATTCCCGTGGCGATGGTCGGCACCGACAAGATGAACCCCATCGGTTCGAGGATGTGGCGTCCGGCCAAGGTCACCGTCATCGTCGGGGAACCGATCGACTTCTCGCGTTTCGAGGGTATGGGCGGCAACCGCTTCGTGGAGCGGGCTGTCACCGACGAGGTCATGTACAAGCTGATGAAGCTGTCAGGCCAGGAATACGTCGACATCTATGCGGCCAGCCTCAAGAACCCGACGCCGGCCAAGGCCGAGGAGCCCCAGACCGGCGAGTCCGACGAGCCTGCCGCCCCACTTGCTGCTGTTGCCGACCCCGATACCGAGCAGACAGATGGGCCGCACGTCCCGGACACGCGCGCCAGTTAG
- a CDS encoding ROK family glucokinase, with translation MITKRNVHADVLTVGIDVGGTSIRASVVDVDGQVLDTTQAPTPQSARSLEDALDRVVRELVSRHDVAAVGLAVAGFVTSDHGVVLFAPHLPWVNAPVGKDLSARLGLPVVLEHDANAAAYAEYRFGAAAGGRNVVTVAIGTGIGGALLIGGELYRGSYGVAPEFGHVQVVPDGRPCACGKRGCWERYCSGTALVDTAIELLAEDPAASTVLAREVAVDPGGLTGRRIANAAYDGDPLALATMAEFTHWLAVGLAMVADAYDPDVVVIAGGVASSAPLFLDDAREQYATLLTGAKYRPLARIRTAQLGEAAGMVGAAALARSVVPGIISPARR, from the coding sequence ATGATCACCAAGCGCAACGTACATGCCGACGTCCTGACCGTCGGAATAGATGTGGGCGGCACCAGTATCCGGGCTTCGGTGGTCGACGTCGACGGCCAGGTACTTGATACGACGCAGGCTCCGACGCCCCAGTCCGCGCGGTCGCTCGAGGATGCGCTGGATCGAGTGGTGCGTGAACTGGTCAGCAGGCACGACGTCGCCGCGGTGGGTTTAGCTGTCGCCGGATTTGTCACCTCGGATCACGGGGTCGTGCTTTTTGCTCCGCACCTGCCGTGGGTGAATGCGCCGGTCGGCAAGGACCTGAGCGCACGGCTGGGGTTACCGGTGGTCCTGGAACACGATGCCAATGCGGCGGCATACGCGGAGTATCGATTCGGTGCCGCGGCCGGTGGCCGGAACGTCGTCACGGTGGCGATCGGAACAGGTATCGGTGGGGCGTTGCTGATCGGCGGTGAACTGTACCGGGGGAGTTACGGGGTTGCACCGGAATTCGGTCACGTCCAGGTCGTGCCGGACGGCCGACCGTGTGCGTGTGGCAAACGCGGTTGCTGGGAGCGATATTGCAGCGGAACTGCGTTGGTAGACACAGCAATTGAACTGCTGGCCGAAGACCCGGCCGCGTCCACCGTCCTGGCGAGAGAAGTTGCCGTTGACCCAGGCGGGTTGACCGGGCGTCGAATCGCCAACGCCGCGTACGACGGTGACCCGCTCGCGCTGGCGACGATGGCGGAGTTCACGCATTGGCTGGCGGTCGGTCTGGCGATGGTCGCGGACGCGTATGACCCCGATGTCGTGGTGATCGCCGGCGGCGTCGCGAGTTCGGCGCCGCTGTTTCTCGATGACGCCCGCGAGCAGTACGCAACGTTGTTGACGGGTGCGAAGTATCGACCCCTCGCTCGAATTCGCACAGCTCAGTTGGGGGAGGCCGCGGGGATGGTGGGGGCGGCAGCGTTGGCACGTTCGGTGGTCCCAGGCATCATTTCGCCTGCCAGGCGCTGA
- a CDS encoding ArsA-related P-loop ATPase, whose protein sequence is MEGTEETSRGLNAARARLQLFIGKGGSGTTTLASAAALSAASAGSKVLLMSIDRLHSLADVLAIPVPLVVTPLFEQVDVWQLDTLTLVEDKFRGVSALLDAAGSHEHGASLQTLEPEELTGSLGIADILALAEVVRMASSGDYDVVVVDCPSSPEALRILGAPAMVSEYLERLWPRHRRLAAVAATDVRLMLLVSVIERIVSSVDEISAFLADSAHTEVHLVTSAQESAALAMRRTLSGLALSALPVVRIIVNSVVPQFVSQETSDEGSRWLSNLRVAQLSVLEAVRDAADGIAVTVVEHVGTEPVGLAALGDIAVALGDPAVALGDPAVARGDGAAAQSHRHLDPIAVSLESGTGLESVYAMRMYLPLVDPSSLTLGRVEDDVLVGADGVRRRVRLASVLRRCVVTGAELDGAYLIVRFAPDPAVWPA, encoded by the coding sequence ATTGAAGGAACTGAAGAAACGAGTCGAGGGCTGAACGCCGCGCGGGCCCGTCTTCAACTCTTCATCGGCAAGGGCGGCAGTGGAACGACGACGCTGGCGTCCGCCGCGGCGCTGTCGGCGGCGAGCGCCGGTTCCAAGGTTCTGCTGATGTCGATCGATCGGCTTCATTCGCTCGCGGATGTGCTGGCGATTCCGGTTCCGCTCGTAGTGACTCCACTGTTCGAACAGGTGGATGTCTGGCAGCTCGACACGCTGACGCTTGTCGAAGACAAGTTCCGTGGTGTGTCAGCGCTACTCGATGCCGCAGGCTCCCACGAGCACGGTGCGTCGCTCCAGACTTTGGAGCCTGAGGAACTGACGGGTTCGCTCGGCATCGCGGACATTCTGGCGCTTGCCGAGGTGGTTCGGATGGCATCGAGCGGCGACTACGACGTCGTGGTCGTGGATTGCCCGTCGTCGCCGGAGGCGTTGCGGATTCTCGGCGCTCCCGCGATGGTGTCCGAGTACCTCGAGCGGCTGTGGCCGCGCCACCGACGGCTTGCCGCGGTGGCGGCGACCGACGTGCGGTTGATGCTGCTGGTGTCCGTGATCGAGCGCATCGTCTCATCGGTCGACGAGATCTCGGCGTTTCTCGCCGACTCTGCGCACACCGAGGTACATCTCGTGACGTCGGCGCAGGAATCCGCGGCGCTGGCGATGCGGCGCACATTGTCCGGTCTTGCACTCTCGGCCCTTCCGGTTGTGCGGATAATCGTCAATAGTGTTGTTCCGCAGTTTGTTTCGCAGGAAACCTCCGATGAGGGCTCGCGCTGGCTGTCGAATCTGCGCGTGGCGCAACTGTCGGTGCTGGAAGCGGTTCGCGACGCAGCGGATGGGATTGCCGTCACGGTTGTCGAACATGTCGGCACCGAACCGGTAGGGTTGGCGGCCCTGGGCGACATTGCAGTTGCGCTGGGCGATCCTGCCGTTGCACTGGGCGATCCTGCCGTTGCACGGGGCGACGGGGCCGCCGCGCAGTCGCACCGCCATCTCGACCCGATAGCGGTGTCGCTGGAATCGGGGACGGGGTTGGAGTCGGTCTACGCGATGCGGATGTATTTGCCGCTCGTCGATCCATCGTCGTTGACGTTGGGCCGGGTGGAGGACGATGTGCTGGTGGGAGCGGACGGGGTGCGACGGAGAGTGAGACTTGCGTCGGTGTTGCGGCGATGCGTCGTGACCGGTGCCGAACTCGACGGCGCCTATCTGATCGTTCGTTTTGCACCGGATCCTGCGGTGTGGCCTGCATGA
- a CDS encoding SRPBCC family protein produces the protein MAEKTKGLISIDAQPDAVMAVIADFEEYPAWVAAAKSVEVLDVGSNGRANRVRFVLDAGVVKDKYELAYTWAPDGMSVSWKLVSGEIQKSQSGSYTLRSEPGGSTSVTYELTVDLTIPMIGLFKRKAEKIITDTALKELKKRVEG, from the coding sequence ATGGCCGAGAAAACCAAGGGGTTGATCAGCATCGACGCTCAGCCTGACGCTGTCATGGCCGTGATCGCCGATTTCGAGGAGTACCCCGCGTGGGTTGCGGCGGCCAAGTCCGTCGAGGTTCTGGACGTGGGCAGCAACGGTCGCGCGAATCGAGTGCGGTTCGTCCTCGATGCCGGGGTTGTGAAAGACAAGTACGAGCTGGCGTACACGTGGGCGCCCGACGGCATGTCGGTGAGCTGGAAACTGGTGAGCGGGGAAATTCAGAAGTCCCAATCCGGTTCGTACACTTTGCGTTCCGAGCCGGGCGGTAGCACGTCGGTTACCTACGAGCTGACGGTCGACCTGACCATCCCGATGATCGGGTTGTTCAAACGCAAGGCCGAGAAGATCATCACGGACACGGCATTGAAGGAACTGAAGAAACGAGTCGAGGGCTGA
- a CDS encoding polyketide cyclase / dehydrase and lipid transport, with protein MSSIQVADQTFIAAPPERVAELLSSRAQWRRWWRDLQLEVREDRGPAGFRWGVSGSLVGTMEVWLEPVMDGAIVHYFLHAEPVGVSPSGLADLDLAAMNRARRVDGKVMSFELKRELEAGRPAGVAPGSV; from the coding sequence GTGAGCAGCATTCAGGTCGCAGACCAGACTTTCATCGCGGCACCGCCCGAGCGTGTCGCCGAACTGTTGTCTTCGCGCGCGCAGTGGCGCCGATGGTGGCGAGATCTCCAGCTCGAGGTGCGTGAGGACCGCGGTCCCGCAGGCTTTCGGTGGGGTGTGTCCGGCAGCCTTGTCGGCACCATGGAGGTGTGGCTGGAACCAGTCATGGACGGCGCCATCGTTCACTATTTCCTGCACGCGGAACCAGTGGGTGTGTCGCCGTCCGGCCTGGCCGATCTCGACCTGGCCGCGATGAACCGTGCACGGCGCGTCGACGGCAAGGTCATGTCTTTCGAACTCAAGCGTGAGCTGGAAGCGGGTCGCCCGGCGGGTGTGGCTCCGGGATCTGTGTGA
- a CDS encoding long-chain fatty acid--CoA ligase, whose protein sequence is MPEYSAPQTFTIPEDASAVDSVFAFAKTKPAAVVYKRKVGSAWVDVTAGEFAAQVTAVAKGLIAIGVKQGDRVALMSATRYEWPLIDYAIWAAGGVTVPIYETSAAEQVRWILEDSDAIDLVVENDIHAATVKDVAEASPALRTVYRIEAPAGGRGAVEELSALGADISDDEVQTRINALKASDPATLIYTSGTTGRPKGCQLTHSNLIAESKGILDSNLGDLLKTPGVRTLMFLPLAHVLARAVSIASFDAGATLGHTSDIPNLVPTFGEFKPDFILSVPRVFEKVYNSARAKAHGEGKGKIFDAAAETAIAWSEAQDKGGAGIVLKAKHALFDKLVYSKLRAALGGQCQLAISGGAPLGARLGHFFRGIGVTIYEGYGLTETTAAFAVNTIGSQKVGTVGKPLAGNSVRIADDGEILLSGPVVFTGYWRNEKATAESIENGWFHTGDLGTVDADGFITITGRKKEIIVTAGGKNVSPAQLEDSLRAHPLISQAIVVGDQKPFIGALITIDAEALPAWNERNNKAAGTTAADLVSDGELVGEIQDAIDEANKLVSHAEAIKKFKILPVDFSEDTGELTPTMKLKRNVVHTSFAAEIEMIYAK, encoded by the coding sequence GTGCCTGAATACAGCGCACCCCAGACGTTCACGATTCCCGAGGATGCCTCTGCGGTCGACTCGGTGTTCGCATTTGCGAAGACGAAGCCTGCGGCCGTCGTCTACAAGCGCAAAGTCGGCTCTGCGTGGGTCGACGTCACTGCCGGCGAGTTCGCCGCCCAGGTAACCGCAGTTGCCAAAGGCTTGATCGCGATCGGCGTCAAGCAGGGCGATCGCGTCGCGCTGATGTCCGCGACCCGCTACGAGTGGCCGCTGATCGACTACGCGATCTGGGCTGCAGGCGGCGTGACGGTTCCGATCTACGAAACATCCGCCGCCGAGCAGGTGCGCTGGATCCTCGAAGATTCCGACGCCATCGACCTCGTTGTCGAGAACGACATCCACGCAGCCACGGTCAAGGACGTCGCAGAAGCCTCGCCGGCGCTGCGCACCGTGTACCGGATCGAGGCTCCCGCCGGCGGACGCGGCGCAGTCGAAGAGCTGTCTGCCCTGGGCGCCGACATCTCCGACGACGAGGTTCAGACGCGCATCAACGCTCTGAAGGCCTCCGATCCCGCAACTCTGATCTACACCTCCGGCACCACCGGCCGCCCCAAGGGTTGCCAACTGACGCACTCCAACCTCATTGCTGAGTCGAAGGGAATCCTGGACTCCAACCTCGGTGATCTGCTCAAGACGCCGGGGGTGCGCACGCTGATGTTCCTGCCCCTGGCCCATGTCTTGGCGCGCGCGGTCAGCATCGCCTCGTTCGACGCCGGCGCCACACTCGGACACACCAGCGACATCCCGAACCTCGTCCCCACCTTCGGCGAGTTCAAGCCCGACTTCATCCTGTCGGTACCGCGCGTGTTCGAGAAGGTCTACAACAGCGCCCGCGCAAAGGCCCACGGCGAGGGCAAGGGCAAGATCTTCGACGCGGCCGCGGAAACGGCGATCGCATGGAGCGAGGCCCAGGACAAGGGCGGCGCCGGCATCGTCCTCAAGGCCAAGCACGCGTTGTTCGACAAACTCGTCTACTCCAAGCTGCGGGCAGCCCTCGGCGGACAGTGCCAACTCGCCATTTCCGGCGGCGCCCCGCTCGGTGCCCGCCTCGGTCACTTCTTCCGCGGCATCGGTGTCACGATCTACGAGGGCTACGGTCTCACGGAAACCACCGCTGCATTTGCCGTCAACACCATCGGCTCCCAGAAGGTCGGAACCGTCGGAAAACCGTTGGCCGGCAACTCTGTTCGCATCGCCGACGACGGTGAGATCCTCCTCTCCGGACCCGTGGTCTTCACCGGATACTGGCGAAACGAGAAGGCAACCGCAGAGTCGATCGAGAACGGCTGGTTCCACACCGGCGACCTGGGAACCGTCGACGCGGACGGGTTCATCACGATCACCGGACGCAAGAAGGAAATCATCGTCACGGCAGGCGGAAAGAACGTCTCCCCCGCCCAACTCGAAGACTCACTGCGCGCGCATCCGCTCATCAGCCAGGCAATCGTGGTGGGCGATCAGAAGCCGTTCATCGGCGCACTGATCACCATCGACGCCGAAGCTCTACCGGCCTGGAACGAGCGCAACAACAAGGCAGCCGGCACCACAGCAGCCGATCTGGTCAGCGACGGCGAACTGGTCGGCGAGATCCAGGACGCGATCGACGAGGCCAACAAGCTGGTTTCGCATGCCGAGGCAATCAAGAAATTCAAGATCCTGCCGGTCGACTTCTCCGAGGACACAGGCGAACTCACCCCGACGATGAAGCTCAAGCGCAATGTCGTGCACACCAGCTTCGCCGCGGAGATCGAGATGATCTACGCGAAGTAG
- a CDS encoding glycosyltransferase family 4 protein: MRRTLLVTNDFPPRPGGIQSYLHTFAKHLPADKLVVYAPRWRGDSHKKFDAAQPFEVVRHPTTLMLPTPFVARRAAKLVKKHDCESVWFGAAAPLALLAPVVRRAGASRVIASTHGHEVGWSMIPGARQSLRTIGENTDTVTFVSKYTRGRFAAAFGPQAALEHLPSGVDTSVFHPDSAARAELRTRYGLGERPTILCLSRLVPRKGQDMLIKAMPTIRASIDGAVLVIVGGGPYDEKLRELAHKTGMDDHVVFTGTVPAAELAAHHTIADVFAMPCRTRGAGLDVEGLGIVYLEASATGVPVIAGRSGGAPETVQQNKTGLVVDGTSVADVAASVIEILSDRDRAAAMGAAGRDWVASDWKWDTLASKLQALLG, from the coding sequence ATGCGCCGGACCCTTTTGGTGACCAATGATTTTCCGCCCCGACCGGGCGGGATCCAGTCGTATCTACACACGTTCGCGAAGCACCTTCCGGCTGACAAGTTGGTTGTCTACGCGCCGCGGTGGCGCGGTGATTCGCACAAGAAGTTCGATGCCGCTCAACCTTTCGAGGTAGTCAGGCATCCCACGACATTGATGCTTCCGACTCCGTTTGTCGCCAGACGTGCCGCGAAACTGGTCAAGAAACATGATTGCGAGTCCGTGTGGTTCGGGGCGGCGGCGCCCCTTGCGCTGTTGGCGCCTGTGGTCCGCCGGGCTGGCGCGTCGCGGGTGATCGCGAGCACTCACGGTCACGAAGTGGGTTGGTCGATGATTCCGGGTGCACGGCAGTCGTTGCGGACAATCGGTGAAAACACCGACACGGTTACTTTTGTCAGCAAGTACACGCGAGGACGTTTCGCGGCGGCCTTCGGGCCGCAGGCCGCGCTGGAGCATCTGCCGTCAGGAGTGGATACGTCTGTCTTCCACCCTGATTCGGCCGCTCGCGCAGAACTGCGGACGCGGTACGGTCTGGGGGAGCGCCCGACAATTCTCTGCCTCTCGCGGCTGGTGCCGCGCAAGGGCCAGGACATGTTGATCAAAGCGATGCCGACTATTCGCGCGAGCATCGACGGCGCTGTACTTGTCATAGTCGGGGGTGGGCCGTACGACGAGAAGCTACGTGAACTCGCCCACAAGACTGGGATGGACGATCACGTCGTATTCACCGGCACAGTGCCTGCAGCGGAATTGGCTGCCCACCACACCATCGCGGATGTTTTTGCGATGCCCTGTCGCACCCGCGGAGCGGGACTCGACGTCGAAGGTCTCGGGATCGTGTATCTGGAAGCGTCGGCGACGGGTGTTCCCGTCATCGCCGGTCGCAGTGGCGGCGCCCCGGAAACGGTGCAGCAGAACAAGACCGGGCTGGTCGTCGACGGTACGTCGGTTGCCGACGTTGCTGCGTCGGTGATCGAGATCCTGTCAGACCGTGATCGGGCTGCCGCAATGGGCGCTGCCGGTCGGGACTGGGTGGCAAGCGACTGGAAGTGGGACACGCTCGCGTCGAAGTTGCAGGCACTGCTCGGCTGA
- a CDS encoding C40 family peptidase, translating into MVSSSKYSRVRIALTVGALAIGLVALPSMPATADPAITNPTEALEKLGELARVSEQTNEALHNAQIDLDAKTSVQLDAEARLAEDRGRYDAAKAKVAEVAPAVNRIATANYQGARTNRLFALMVSDSPQQLLDQMSALDVISNDAAVQVRQFNEATLDARQAADSSQQSADAARVAADQAKALSDDLQRKQSELQAQVAEVTKAFDDLTDAERVQLSGSTFPDGVDASKILANLTPGSGTAALQAGLTRIGDPYVWGATGPNEFDCSGLVVWSYKQIGKTLPRSSQAQAAGGTPISRDQLQPGDIVTFYSDNSHVGIYAGDGNILHASTFGVPVKVESMAGMPFSTARRY; encoded by the coding sequence GTGGTTTCATCGAGTAAGTACAGCCGAGTTCGCATCGCACTGACGGTCGGTGCGCTGGCCATCGGGCTTGTTGCATTGCCCTCGATGCCCGCCACTGCAGACCCGGCGATCACGAATCCCACCGAGGCGCTCGAGAAGCTCGGTGAACTCGCCCGAGTGTCCGAGCAGACCAACGAGGCTTTGCACAACGCGCAGATCGACCTAGACGCCAAGACGTCCGTGCAGCTCGACGCCGAAGCTCGACTTGCCGAGGATCGGGGACGGTACGACGCCGCAAAGGCGAAGGTTGCCGAGGTAGCGCCCGCTGTGAACCGTATTGCGACGGCAAATTATCAGGGCGCGCGGACCAATCGGCTCTTTGCCTTGATGGTCAGCGATTCACCGCAGCAGTTGCTCGATCAGATGTCGGCACTCGATGTCATCTCCAACGACGCGGCGGTGCAGGTCCGCCAGTTCAACGAAGCGACGCTCGACGCTCGCCAGGCGGCGGACTCGTCGCAGCAGTCCGCGGACGCGGCTCGAGTTGCGGCCGATCAGGCGAAGGCGCTCAGTGATGATCTGCAGCGCAAGCAGAGTGAACTTCAGGCTCAGGTTGCCGAGGTGACCAAGGCGTTCGACGATCTGACCGATGCCGAACGTGTGCAGTTGAGTGGGTCGACCTTTCCCGATGGCGTCGACGCCAGCAAAATCCTGGCTAACTTGACTCCCGGGTCGGGCACCGCGGCATTGCAGGCCGGTTTGACCCGCATCGGTGATCCGTACGTCTGGGGAGCTACCGGACCGAACGAGTTCGATTGTTCCGGTCTTGTCGTGTGGTCGTACAAGCAGATCGGTAAGACTCTGCCGCGGTCCAGCCAAGCGCAGGCAGCCGGGGGCACACCGATATCGCGTGACCAATTGCAGCCCGGCGACATCGTCACTTTCTACAGCGACAATTCGCACGTCGGTATCTACGCCGGCGACGGCAACATCCTTCACGCGTCGACGTTCGGCGTGCCGGTGAAGGTGGAGTCGATGGCAGGCATGCCGTTCTCGACTGCTCGCCGTTACTGA
- a CDS encoding C40 family peptidase has product MASQSLKRSATLVVAGALAAGAFATTAAPASADPITIPGVGTFDIPGVSIPELPVIPGVTDNPAFAPIAQAAPVAPISTLGEQAVRAAESKLGAPYVYGAAGPDAFDCSGLIQWAYKQAGLNIPRTSYDQAAAGVAVAQSDLRVGDVISFYGGSHSGIYAGNGNVIHASTAGQPVKLAPVSSMPYDGARRF; this is encoded by the coding sequence GTGGCGTCACAAAGTTTGAAGCGTTCGGCAACACTGGTTGTCGCCGGCGCACTTGCAGCCGGAGCCTTTGCTACCACCGCTGCACCTGCCTCGGCAGACCCCATCACCATCCCCGGTGTCGGTACGTTCGACATCCCGGGCGTCTCGATCCCCGAACTTCCCGTGATCCCCGGTGTCACGGACAACCCCGCGTTTGCGCCGATTGCGCAGGCCGCCCCCGTCGCTCCCATCTCCACCCTTGGTGAGCAGGCTGTTCGCGCCGCAGAGAGCAAGCTGGGCGCCCCGTACGTGTACGGCGCGGCAGGCCCGGACGCGTTCGACTGCTCCGGTCTGATCCAGTGGGCCTACAAGCAGGCCGGCCTCAACATCCCCCGCACGAGCTACGACCAGGCCGCTGCCGGTGTCGCAGTCGCGCAGTCCGATCTCCGTGTCGGTGACGTCATCTCCTTCTACGGTGGATCGCACTCGGGCATCTACGCGGGCAACGGAAATGTCATCCACGCTTCGACCGCCGGTCAGCCCGTGAAGCTGGCACCCGTGTCGTCCATGCCGTACGACGGTGCTCGCCGCTTCTGA